The proteins below come from a single Myripristis murdjan chromosome 10, fMyrMur1.1, whole genome shotgun sequence genomic window:
- the clcf1 gene encoding uncharacterized protein clcf1, translated as MKRLCGVHHNQLVLLLVAAVATALDPAHNLANERTSIERTYELTKYLEYQLKEIKDTYLSYLGPPFNEKDFSPPRPNTTALSLPSAATRLELWRGLENRARLAQNQRAYSVLLAAVRELARSTLCPYLQTSLLHFCTGLDGLLGSISGLMTTLGYALPPPSAVSVGGSDGELQEPRRDAGGDGGRGGGGGSRPAPLMSQSLYKARAGTRPVSGQRDSQRRGGSRVVRGGREDGVRRDAAEKWRGKEGRRAEAGGGSKEKGKGERRRRGKRGEPESARWATGEEERFGEEEEELESEGGAQRWGRRRLLSQQHRSPRSLLSPTLHPPLSTLSLLYPFGVGEEHTLLPQPVEGFWILRELQSWLWRSAKDFNRLKKRLRG; from the exons ATGAAAAGGCTGTGCGGAG TCCATCACAACCAGCTCGTGCTGCTATTGGTCGCCGCCGTGGCGACGGCCCTGGACCCCGCCCACAACCTGGCGAACGAGAGGACGTCGATCGAGAGGACGTACGAGCTGACCAAATACCTGGAGTACCAGCTCAAGGAAATCAAGGACACATAT ctgtcctATCTGGGCCCCCCCTTCAATGAGAAAGACTTCTCACCCCCGCGTCCCAACACCACGGCCCTCTCCCTGCCCAGCGCTGCCACCCGCCTGGAGCTGTGGCGCGGCCTGGAGAACCGAGCCCGGCTCGCCCAAAACCAGCGGGCCTACTCCGTCCTGCTGGCGGCCGTCAGGGAGCTGGCGCGCTCCACCCTCTGCCCCTACCTCCAGACCTCCCTGCTGCACTTCTGCACCGGCCTGGACGGCCTGCTGGGCTCCATATCCGGGCTGATGACCACCCTCGGTTACGcacttcctcctccctctgctgtgaGCGTCGGCGGGAGCGACGGGGAGCTGCAGGAGCCTCGCAGGGACGCGGGCGGCGATGGCGgacgcggcggcggcggcggcagcagaCCGGCTCCACTGATGAGCCAGAGCCTGTACAAGGCCAGGGCCGGGACGAGGCCTGTGTCCGGGCAGCGCGACAGCCAGAGGAGAGGCGGATCGAGGGTGgtcaggggagggagggaggacggGGTCAGGAGGGACGCGGCGGAGAAATGGCGTgggaaagaagggaggagagcGGAGGCAGGCGGCGGATCGAAGGAgaaggggaaaggagagagaaggaggagagggaagagaggagagccgGAGAGCGCGAGATGGGCCACCGGAGAAGAAGAGAGAttcggggaggaggaggaggagctggagagcgagggaggagcGCAGAGATGGGGCCGGAGGAGGCTGCTGAGT cagcagcatcgCTCCCCCCGCTCGCTGCTCTCTCCCACCCTGCACCCCCCCCTCTCCACGCTCTCCCTCCTCTACCCGTTCGGAGTGGGCGAGGAGCACACCCTCCTCCCGCAGCCC GTGGAGGGCTTCTGGATTTTGCGGGAGCTGCAGAGTTGGCTGTGGCGCTCGGCCAAGGACTTCAACCGCCTCAAGAAGAGACTCCGAGGCTGA
- the ssrp1a gene encoding FACT complex subunit SSRP1a isoform X2 produces the protein MGDTLEFNEIYQEVKGSWNDGRLRFSKQNVVYKSSKTGKVDNIPAGELNLAQWRRVCLGHGIKLATSTGHVYKYDGFRDTDFEKISEFFKANYKVELTEKDLCVKGWNWGTAKFSGPLLSFDINDSTAFEIPLSSVSQCATGKNEVTLEFHQNDDAEVSLMEVRFYVPPGQADEGQDPVEAFAQNVLSKADVIQATGDAVCIFKELQCLTPRGRYDIRIYPTFLHLHGKTFDYKIPYTTVLRLFLLPHKDQRQMFFVISLDPPIKQGQTRYHFLILLFSKEEDISLTLNMSEEDVERRFEGKLSKNMSGSLYEMVSRVMKALVNRKITVPGNFQGHSGAQCITCSYKASSGLLYPLERGFIYVHKPPVHLRFEEISCVNFARGTTTTRSFDFEIETKQGNQYTFSSIEREEYGKLFDFVNAKKLNIKNRGFKEGMKGNNDEYSDSDDDQHDAYLERMKAEGKIREEGNDSDESDAESDESFNPGEEDDDIAEEYDSNASESNSSEGGDDSEEDNRKKKKAKKAKVVKERKERKPRKEKKQKDTGGPKRPMSAYMLWLNSSRERIKSENPGISVTEISKKAGEMWRQLGKDEKEEWESKAGEAKKQYDKAKKEYNESGGGSSAASKKDSKKKGGKKEEKKRKSAGGDKDRERGGGNDSFKSREFIETSEESSSDSDRKSKSKSKKKKKESEDEEEEVLSTPPSSEESD, from the exons ATGGGAGACACACTGGAGTTCAACGAGATTTACCAAGAAGTCAAAGGCTCCTGG AATGACGGGCGTCTGCGTTTCAGCAAGCAGAACGTGGTGTATAAGAGCAGCAAGACGGGCAAGGTGGACAATATCCCAGCTGGTGAGCTCAACTTGGCGCAGTGGAGACGGGTGTGTTTAGGTCACGGCATCAAGCTGGCCACCAGCACTGGGCACGTCTACAAATACGATGGCTTCAGGGACACA GACTTTGAGAAGATCTCAGAGTTTTTCAAGGCAAACTACAAGGTGGAGCTGACAGAGAAGGACCTGTGTGTCAAGGGCTGGAATTGGGGCACAGCCAAATTCTCAG GTCCACTGTTGTCATTTGACATCAATGACAGCACGGCGTTTGAGATCCCGCTGTCCAGTGTGTCCCAGTGTGCCACAGGGAAGAATGAGGTCACTCTGGAGTTTCACCAGAACGATGATGCAGAGGTTTCCCTCATGGAGGTCCGCTTCTATGTCCCGCCCGGCCAGGCTGATGAAGGACAGGACCCTGTGGAG GCATTTGCCCAGAACGTGCTCTCCAAGGCAGACGTCATCCAGGCCACAGGAGATGCTGTGTGTATCTTCAAAGAGCTGCAGTGTCTCACACCCAGAGGAAG ATACGACATCCGTATCTACCCAACCTTCCTTCACCTCCACGGTAAGACGTTTGACTACAAGATTCCCTACACTACTGTCCTCCGCCTGTTCCTGCTGCCACACAAGGACCAGAGGCAGATGTTCTTTGTG ATCAGTCTGGATCCTCCCATCAAGCAGGGTCAGACACGGTACCACTTCCTCATTCTGCTCTTCTCCAAGGAGGAGGACATCAGCCTCACCCTCAACATGAGCGA GGAGGATGTGGAGCGCCGTTTTGAGGGCAAGCTGAGCAAGAATATGTCGGGCTCTCTCTATGAAATGGTCAGCAGGGTGATGAAGGCCCTGGTCAACCGCAAGATCACTGTGCCCGGAAATTTCCAGGG CCACTCTGGGGCTCAGTGCATCACCTGCTCTTACAAGGCCTCCTCCGGCCTCCTGTACCCCCTGGAGAGGGGCTTCATCTATGTACACAAGCCCCCCGTGCATTTGCGCTTTGAGGAGATTTCTTGTGTCAACTTTGCCCGAGGCACCACCACCACGCGCTCCTTTGACTTCGAGATCGAGACCAAGCAGGGCAACCAGTACACCTTCAGCAGCATCGAGAG GGAAGAGTACGGCAAACTGTTTGACTTCGTTAACGCCAAGAAGCTCAACATCAAGAACAGAGGATTTAAAGAG GGCATGAAGGGTAACAATGACGAGTACAGCGACTCTGACGACGACCAGCACGATGCCTACCTGGAGAGGATGAAGGCCGAAGGCAAGATCAGGGAGGAGGGCAACGACAGCGACGAATCAGATGCTGAGAGCG atGAGTCTTTCAAccctggagaggaggatgatgacaTTGCAGAAGA GTACGACAGCAACGCCTCAGAGAGCAACAGCAGCGAAGGTGGGGACGACAGTgaggaggacaacaggaagaagaaaaaggccAAGAAAGCCAAAGtcgtgaaggagaggaaagagaggaaaccACGTAAAGAG aagaagcagaaggacaCTGGCGGCCCCAAGAGGCCGATGAGCGCGTACATGCTGTGGCTGAACTCCAGCCGCGAGCGCATCAAGTCGGAGAACCCGGGCATCTCCGTCACGGAGATCTCCAAGAAGGCCGGAGAGATGTGGAGGCAGCTGGGCAAGGACGagaaggag GAGTGGGAATCAAAGGCAGGGGAGGCAAAGAAGCAGTATGACAAAGCCAAGAAAGAGTACAACGAGAGCGGTGGAGGATCTTCTGCCGCTTCCAAGAA GGATAGCAAGAAGAAGGGAGgcaagaaggaggagaagaagaggaagtctGCCGGCGGAGACAAGGACAGGGAGCGAGGAGGCGGCAACGACAGCTTCAAGAGCCGAGAGTTCATCGAGACCAGCGAGGAGAGCTCCTCAGACTCCGACCGCAAGAGCAAGTCCaaaagcaagaagaagaagaag GAAtcagaggacgaggaggaagaggtctTGTCCACACCCCCCAGCTCAGAGGAATctgactaa
- the ssrp1a gene encoding FACT complex subunit SSRP1a isoform X1: protein MGDTLEFNEIYQEVKGSWNDGRLRFSKQNVVYKSSKTGKVDNIPAGELNLAQWRRVCLGHGIKLATSTGHVYKYDGFRDTDFEKISEFFKANYKVELTEKDLCVKGWNWGTAKFSGPLLSFDINDSTAFEIPLSSVSQCATGKNEVTLEFHQNDDAEVSLMEVRFYVPPGQADEGQDPVEAFAQNVLSKADVIQATGDAVCIFKELQCLTPRGRYDIRIYPTFLHLHGKTFDYKIPYTTVLRLFLLPHKDQRQMFFVISLDPPIKQGQTRYHFLILLFSKEEDISLTLNMSEEDVERRFEGKLSKNMSGSLYEMVSRVMKALVNRKITVPGNFQGHSGAQCITCSYKASSGLLYPLERGFIYVHKPPVHLRFEEISCVNFARGTTTTRSFDFEIETKQGNQYTFSSIEREEYGKLFDFVNAKKLNIKNRGFKEKKGMKGNNDEYSDSDDDQHDAYLERMKAEGKIREEGNDSDESDAESDESFNPGEEDDDIAEEYDSNASESNSSEGGDDSEEDNRKKKKAKKAKVVKERKERKPRKEKKQKDTGGPKRPMSAYMLWLNSSRERIKSENPGISVTEISKKAGEMWRQLGKDEKEEWESKAGEAKKQYDKAKKEYNESGGGSSAASKKDSKKKGGKKEEKKRKSAGGDKDRERGGGNDSFKSREFIETSEESSSDSDRKSKSKSKKKKKESEDEEEEVLSTPPSSEESD from the exons ATGGGAGACACACTGGAGTTCAACGAGATTTACCAAGAAGTCAAAGGCTCCTGG AATGACGGGCGTCTGCGTTTCAGCAAGCAGAACGTGGTGTATAAGAGCAGCAAGACGGGCAAGGTGGACAATATCCCAGCTGGTGAGCTCAACTTGGCGCAGTGGAGACGGGTGTGTTTAGGTCACGGCATCAAGCTGGCCACCAGCACTGGGCACGTCTACAAATACGATGGCTTCAGGGACACA GACTTTGAGAAGATCTCAGAGTTTTTCAAGGCAAACTACAAGGTGGAGCTGACAGAGAAGGACCTGTGTGTCAAGGGCTGGAATTGGGGCACAGCCAAATTCTCAG GTCCACTGTTGTCATTTGACATCAATGACAGCACGGCGTTTGAGATCCCGCTGTCCAGTGTGTCCCAGTGTGCCACAGGGAAGAATGAGGTCACTCTGGAGTTTCACCAGAACGATGATGCAGAGGTTTCCCTCATGGAGGTCCGCTTCTATGTCCCGCCCGGCCAGGCTGATGAAGGACAGGACCCTGTGGAG GCATTTGCCCAGAACGTGCTCTCCAAGGCAGACGTCATCCAGGCCACAGGAGATGCTGTGTGTATCTTCAAAGAGCTGCAGTGTCTCACACCCAGAGGAAG ATACGACATCCGTATCTACCCAACCTTCCTTCACCTCCACGGTAAGACGTTTGACTACAAGATTCCCTACACTACTGTCCTCCGCCTGTTCCTGCTGCCACACAAGGACCAGAGGCAGATGTTCTTTGTG ATCAGTCTGGATCCTCCCATCAAGCAGGGTCAGACACGGTACCACTTCCTCATTCTGCTCTTCTCCAAGGAGGAGGACATCAGCCTCACCCTCAACATGAGCGA GGAGGATGTGGAGCGCCGTTTTGAGGGCAAGCTGAGCAAGAATATGTCGGGCTCTCTCTATGAAATGGTCAGCAGGGTGATGAAGGCCCTGGTCAACCGCAAGATCACTGTGCCCGGAAATTTCCAGGG CCACTCTGGGGCTCAGTGCATCACCTGCTCTTACAAGGCCTCCTCCGGCCTCCTGTACCCCCTGGAGAGGGGCTTCATCTATGTACACAAGCCCCCCGTGCATTTGCGCTTTGAGGAGATTTCTTGTGTCAACTTTGCCCGAGGCACCACCACCACGCGCTCCTTTGACTTCGAGATCGAGACCAAGCAGGGCAACCAGTACACCTTCAGCAGCATCGAGAG GGAAGAGTACGGCAAACTGTTTGACTTCGTTAACGCCAAGAAGCTCAACATCAAGAACAGAGGATTTAAAGAG AAGAAG GGCATGAAGGGTAACAATGACGAGTACAGCGACTCTGACGACGACCAGCACGATGCCTACCTGGAGAGGATGAAGGCCGAAGGCAAGATCAGGGAGGAGGGCAACGACAGCGACGAATCAGATGCTGAGAGCG atGAGTCTTTCAAccctggagaggaggatgatgacaTTGCAGAAGA GTACGACAGCAACGCCTCAGAGAGCAACAGCAGCGAAGGTGGGGACGACAGTgaggaggacaacaggaagaagaaaaaggccAAGAAAGCCAAAGtcgtgaaggagaggaaagagaggaaaccACGTAAAGAG aagaagcagaaggacaCTGGCGGCCCCAAGAGGCCGATGAGCGCGTACATGCTGTGGCTGAACTCCAGCCGCGAGCGCATCAAGTCGGAGAACCCGGGCATCTCCGTCACGGAGATCTCCAAGAAGGCCGGAGAGATGTGGAGGCAGCTGGGCAAGGACGagaaggag GAGTGGGAATCAAAGGCAGGGGAGGCAAAGAAGCAGTATGACAAAGCCAAGAAAGAGTACAACGAGAGCGGTGGAGGATCTTCTGCCGCTTCCAAGAA GGATAGCAAGAAGAAGGGAGgcaagaaggaggagaagaagaggaagtctGCCGGCGGAGACAAGGACAGGGAGCGAGGAGGCGGCAACGACAGCTTCAAGAGCCGAGAGTTCATCGAGACCAGCGAGGAGAGCTCCTCAGACTCCGACCGCAAGAGCAAGTCCaaaagcaagaagaagaagaag GAAtcagaggacgaggaggaagaggtctTGTCCACACCCCCCAGCTCAGAGGAATctgactaa